In Musa acuminata AAA Group cultivar baxijiao chromosome BXJ3-9, Cavendish_Baxijiao_AAA, whole genome shotgun sequence, a single genomic region encodes these proteins:
- the LOC135648932 gene encoding calmodulin-like protein 3: MELTPMPAIFVGIFLICHHLNSRLLRFLPEKLISLLLPFSWHPPSSKDGLSPPATALSSISSFRSPSFGPKASARVMDPSELKRVFQMFDRNGDGRITKTELSDSLENLGIYIPEAELASMIEKIDVNGDGCVDMDEFGALYRSIMDERDEEEDMREAFNVFDQNGDGYISVEELRSVLVSLGVKQGRTAEDCRMMINKVDVDGDGRVDFKEFKQMMKGGGFAALS, encoded by the coding sequence ATGGAGCTAACACCGATGCCAGCTATCTTTGTAGGGATCTTCCTCATCTGTCACCACCTTAATAGCCGTCTCCTTCGTTTCCTCCCTGAGAAGCTGATCTCCCTGCTCTTGCCTTTTTCTTGGCACCCTCCCTCGAGCAAGGACGGCTTGTCGCCCCCTGCCACCGCTctctcctccatctcctccttcAGATCTCCATCGTTCGGTCCCAAGGCGTCAGCCAGGGTGATGGACCCGTCGGAGTTGAAGCGGGTCTTCCAGATGTTCGACCGCAATGGCGACGGACGCATCACGAAGACAGAGCTCAGCGACTCGCTCGAGAACCTGGGGATATACATCCCCGAGGCGGAGCTGGCGTCGATGATCGAGAAGATCGACGTCAACGGGGACGGGTGCGTGGACATGGACGAGTTCGGGGCGCTCTACCGGAGCATCATGGACGAGcgcgacgaggaggaggacatGCGGGAGGCCTTCAACGTGTTCGACCAGAACGGGGACGGGTACATCTCCGTGGAGGAGCTGCGGTCCGTGCTCGTCTCCCTCGGCGTCAAGCAAGGCAGGACCGCGGAGGACTGCCGGATGATGATCAACAAGGTGGACGTCGACGGCGACGGGAGAGTGGACTTTAAGGAGTTCAAGCAGATGATGAAAGGTGGAGGCTTCGCGGCCCTCAGTTAG
- the LOC103997488 gene encoding uncharacterized protein LOC103997488 → MDISFEDGKRLWSLMWNKEELITRKRRFLMGSASTSEGSPKKHKRPKLLTELYLLESYVRNDDLLSEQLTNIIGNPINYHDDKSLHYTPTSSLCLSSVSNMLEELDEMSYQELTATNRKLRGVSLLPQFPPARCTGNRGLLIKRVKKRFNKLLLKLKDGDALPEPLVKALSIIYLSYTHRSRHVDMLTSEFYPFPPETVDLQNDIMNALWLLPKVKHDELKALHALMDPKAEVPLKCFRNVLRKYLMEYLFECSETSITQEALRTIDFINRKMHSQTLVFSKETIQEEVEAALIMSRWLKQMISSVFSERSDKQCFVGFGNDKNINSFNMVGTNYFMGLGDNEHDHMYSYCSNYEAEATGESGPGVSRSFTTGSNSFLVTGTGNQTSGNSSTKPEVEHDNEIDIEKPCIEELEKFTPERTSQNTGNMGVKSVEEICDETTLVAYKLIVSMLDKLLKTEGMHADMSTRIYLNGGSSASADLQGAKDMLKTSKEQMRSIIFVRTVEELIPSLTKSCIRRVKNLMES, encoded by the exons ATGGATATTTCTTTTGAAGATGGGAAAAGGTTATGGTCTCTCATGTGGAACAAAGAAGAGCTGATCACAAGGAAAAGGAG ATTTTTGATGGGATCAGCTTCTACATCTGAAGGGAGCCCAAAGAAGCATAAAAGACCCAAACTTTTGACAGAATT GTACTTACTAGAGTCATATGTTAGGAATGATGACCTGCTATCAGAACAGTTGACAAATATTATTGGAAACCCAATAAATTATCATGATGACAAGTCTCTGCATTACACACCCACCTCTAGTCTTTGTCTTTCATCAGTTTCCAATATGTTGGAAGAGCTGGATGAAATGTCCTATCAGGAGCTTACTGCAACAAACAGAAAACTTCGAGGTGTATCACTGCTCCCTCAATTTCCACCTGCTCGGTGTACTGGAAATAGAGGTTTGCTAATTAAACGGGTGAAGAAAAGATTCAATAAATTGCTGTTAAAACTCAAGGATGGGGATGCGTTGCCAGAGCCATTAGTTAAAGCATTGTCCATTATTTATTTGTCTTACACGCATAGATCCAGACATGTTGATATGCTAACATCAGAGTTTTACCCCTTTCCACCAGAGACAGTGGACTTGCAAAATGATATCATGAATGCCCTTTGGTTGCTTCCGAAGGTTAAACATGATGAGCTGAAAGCATTGCATGCATTAATGGATCCAAAAGCTGAAGTTCCTCTAAAGTGTTTCAGGAATGTGCTCAGGAAATACTTGATGGAATATTTGTTTGAATGTAGCGAAACAAGTATCACACAGGAAGCCTTGAGAACCATTGATTTTATAAACAGGAAGATGCACAGTCAGACTCTTGTGTTCTCTAAAGAGACAATACAAGAGGAGGTTGAAGCTGCATTGATCATGAGTCGTTGGCTTAAACAAATGATATCAAGCGTTTTTTCAGAACGAAGTGACAAACAATGTTTTGTGGGGTTTGGTAATGACAAAAACATTAATTCTTTTAATATGGTTGGAACCAACTATTTCATGGGTCTTGGTGACAATGAACATGACCATATGTACAGTTATTGCTCTAATTATGAAGCAGAAGCTACTGGGGAATCAGGACCAGGCGTTTCTAGATCATTCACCACTGGTAGCAACTCTTTTTTAGTCACTGGGACTGGCAATCAAACTAGTGGTAATAGCTCAACGAAGCCTGAAGTTGAGCATGACAATGAAATTGACATAGAGAAACCTTGTATTGAGGAGTTAGAAAAGTTTACTCCTGAAAGGACTTCCCAAAACACAGGAAATATGGGAGTAAAGTCAGTCGAAGAAATCTGTGATGAGACAACATTGGTTGCTTATAAACTTATTGTCTCTATgctagataaattattaaaaacagAAGGTATGCATGCAGATATGTCAACACGAATTTACTTGAATGGTGGCTCATCAGCTTCTGCGGATTTGCAAG GTGCCAAAGATATGTTGAAAACTTCGAAAGAGCAGATGAGGTCTATTATTTTTGTACGAACTGTTGAGGAGCTAATACCTTCTTTGACAAAGAG TTGTATCAGAAGAGTGAAGAATTTGATGGAGAGCTGA